The following coding sequences are from one Kwoniella dendrophila CBS 6074 chromosome 8, complete sequence window:
- a CDS encoding 6,7-dimethyl-8-ribityllumazine synthase, whose protein sequence is MSDPTIKGLPPPPTKYDGSDFRIAIVHARWNDSIIKALLEGTINKLKEQGVKQENIVVKSVPGSYELPFATKQLIEAGKIQSANAAPSMIASSTTNLLSLIDNTTTTSSQSQSEKPATATTTNGPSTKPFDAIISIGCLIKGSTMHFEYICDAVTHGLMKIQLETGTPVIFGVLTALTDDQALERAGIGRGEKGKGHNHGEDWGLAAVELAAQNRDWAKGVL, encoded by the exons ATGTCAGACCCAACTATAAAAGGACTTCCACCTCCCCCAACCAAATATGATGGATCAGATTTCAGAATTGCTATTGTACATGCAAGATGGAATGATTCAATCATTAAAGCACTTTTGGAAGGTACcataaacaagttgaaagaacAAGGCGTAAAACAAGAGAATATCGTTGTTAAGAGTGTTCCAGGATCTTACGAATTACCTTTTGCTACTAAGCA ACTCATCGAAGCAGGCAAAATTCAATCAGCAAATGCAGCACCATCCATGATtgcatcatcaacaacaaacttATTATCTCTTATAGATAACACTACCACTACTTCTTCTCAATCACAATCAGAAAAACCAGCAACTGCTACTACTACCAATGGACCTTCTACAAAACCATTTGATGCAATAATCTCAATTGGATGTTTAATCAAAGGATCGACAATGCATTTCGAATACATTTGTGATGCTGTAACACATGGtttaatgaaaattcaattggaAACTGGTACACCAGTTATTTTTGGTGTTTTAACTGCTTTAACTGATgatcaagctttagaaaGAGCTGGTATCGGAagaggtgaaaaaggtaaaggtcaTA ACCACGGTGAAGATTGGGGTTTGGCTGCTGTTGAACTTGCTGCTCAAAATAGAGATTGGGCAAAAGGTGTACTTTAG
- a CDS encoding sorting nexin-3: protein MSHSQPYDSNPYYQNQQQHQQNPYQSPSQNYQQSPSQSNPQNNYQGFTSPQQNYSGYQPQQQGGVYHQQPQQQHQSSNGGWPQSPPPQQGYHQQPHQQQQNTPQQNHQQQGYFGQGGYNQQPQSPPVEVTHSPFVRTDSSARLTFSEMARMAGRPQTFDEMYAVPESFLEIEIRNPMTHGIGRKMYTDYEIVCMTNIPAFKLRHSTVRRRYSDFEAFRDILERESTRVNIPPLPGKVFTNRFTDDIIEQRREGLQRFLEIVAGHPLLQTGSKVLCAFLQDPSWEKSQWV from the exons ATGAGTCATTCGCAACCGTACGATTCTAACC cttactatcagaatcaacaacaacatcaacaaaaccCATatcaatcaccttcacagaattatcaacaatcaCCATCACAATCGAATCCTCAGAATAATTATCAAGGATTCACATCACCTCAACAAAATTATTCAGGatatcaacctcaacaacaaggaggagtttatcatcaacaacctcaacaacaacaccaatCTTCAAATGGAGGATGGCCACAATCACCACCTCCACAACAAggatatcatcaacagccacatcaacagcagcaaaatacacctcaacaaaatcatcaacaacaggGTTATTTCGGTCAAGGTGGTTATAATCAACAACCACAAAGTCCACCTG TCGAAGTAACACATTCACCATTTGTTAGAACAGATTCTTCAGCTAGATTAACATTTTCAGAAATGGCTAGAATGGCAGGTAGACCACAAACTTTTGATGAAATGTATGCTGTACCTGAAAGTTTCttagaaattgaaattagaaaTCCAATGACACATGGTATTGGTAGAAAAATGTATACTGATTATGAGATTGTTTGTATG ACCAATATACCAGCATTCAAACTACGTCACTCGACTGTGCGTAGAAGATATTCAGATTTTGAAGCATTTAGAGACAttttagaaagagaaagtacAAGAGTCAATATACCTCCATTACCTGGGAAA GTATTCACAAATAGATTTACAGATGATATTATCGAACAACGTAGAGAAGGTTTACAAAGATTTTTGGAAATTGTTGCTGGACATCCTTTATTACAAACTGGAAGTAAAGTTTTGTGTGCATTCTTACAAGATCCTTCTTGGGAAAAATCTCAATGGGTATAG
- a CDS encoding casein kinase II subunit alpha: MAAGRSVARVYANVNEKLGRSWWDYDNLVVQWGIQDNYEIVRKVGRGKYSEVFESIHLPTNSKCIVKVLKPVKKKKIKREIKILQNLAGGPNVVGLLDVVRDNQSKTPSIVTEYVNNVEFKTLYPKFTDFDVRFYMFELLKALDFCHSKGIMHRDVKPHNVMIDHEKRTLRLIDWGLAEFYHPGTEYNVRVASRYFKGPELLVDFQEYDYSLDMWSLGCMFASMIFRKEPFFHGHDNADQLVKITKVLGTDELFIYLERYEIDLDAQFDDILGRYPRKPWSRFITSENQRYISNEAIDFLDKLLRYDHQERLTAQESQEHPYFAPVREAASRT, translated from the exons ATGGCAGCGGGTAGAAGTGTG GCTCGAGTTTATGCAAATGTTAATGAGAAATTAGGAAGATCATGGTGGGATTATG ATAACCTAGTAGTACAATGGGGTATTCAAGATAACTACGAAATAGTTCGTAAAGTAGGTAGAGGAAAATATTCTGAAGTTTTTGAATCAATTCATTTACctacaaattcaaaatgtATTGTAAAAGTTCTAAAACCAGttaaaaaaaagaaaatcaagagagAAATTAAAATTTTACAAAATTTAGCTGGTGGTCCAAATGTTGttggtttattagatgtTGTTAGAGATAATCAAAGTAAAACACCTAGTATAGTTACTGAATATGTTAAT AACGTTGAATTCAAAACCCTCTATCCCAAATTCACCGACTTCGATGTACGATTCTACATGTTCGAATTACTTAAAGCTTTAGATTTCTGTCattcaaaaggtataatGCATAGAGATGTTAAGCCACATAACGTTATGATTGATCATGAAAAGAGAACA CTTCGTCTAATCGATTGGGGTTTAGCAGAATTCTATCATCCAGGAACAGAATATAACGTTAGAGTAGCATCTAGATATTTCAAAGGTCCGGAATTATTAGTAGATTTCCAGGAGTACGATTATAGTTTAGATATGTGGAGTTTGGGCTGTATGTTTGCTAGTATG ATCTTCCGAAAAGAACCATTTTTCCATGGTCATGATAACGCAGATCAGTTGGTAAAAATAACAAAGGTATTAGGTACAGACGAATTGTTTATATA CCTCGAACGgtatgaaattgatttagatgcACAATTCGATGATATACTTGGTCGATATCCACGTAAACCTTGGTCAAGATTCATAACATCAGAAAATCAACGatatatatcaaatgaaGCCATTGATTTcttagataaattattaagatatgatcatcaagaaagattaacGGCACAAGAAAGTCAAGAACATCCTTATTTCG CACCGGTCCGTGAAGCAGCATCGAGGACATAG